Genomic DNA from Modestobacter versicolor:
GCCGCGCTCATCGTGGCCGTCGTCTGGGGCATCGTCGCGGCGGTGCTGTTCGTCATGGGCCGCAAGACGCTCAAGACGATCGACTTCACGCGCCTCAAGCAGATCAACCCCAAGCCGGAGCAGACCGTGGAGACCCTCCAGCAGGTCCCCGGCGCTCTCAAGCCCAACTGACCCAGGACGGAGACCGACATGACCAGCAGTGACCCGGACGTGATCCGCCGCCAGATCGAGGACACCCGCGCCAACCTCAGCTACGAGGTCGACGCGCTGAACGAGAAGGTCAACCCGACCCGCGTCGTCGACCGCCGCGTCGGCAAGGCCAAGAGCACCGTCAGTGGTCTGAAGGAGCGGGTCTTCGGAGCCGCCCACGACACGGGAGCGCAGATGAGCAACACGACGTCGAACGTGGCCGGTTCCGCCCAGCACGCCGCCTCCTCCGCGGCCGGCAGCGTGCAGAGCGCCGCCTCCTCCGCGATGGGCGCCGTGCAGTCGGCCCCGGACACGATCCAGCGCCAGGCCCAGGGCAACCCGATGGCCGCCGGCCTCATCGCCTTCGGCGTGGGCTGGCTCGTCTCCTCCCTCCTGCCGACCAGCGAGAAGGAGAAGCAGCTCGCCTCGCAGGCCGAGTCGGCCGTCAAGGAGCACTCGCAGCCCCTCGTCGACCAGGCCAAGAACGTGGCCCAGGAGATCGGTGACAACCTCAAGCCGATGGCGCAGGACGCCGTCGAGTCGGTCAAGTCGACCGCGCAGGAGGGCGTCCAGACCGTGAAGTCCGAGGGCCAGTCGGCTGCTCAGGACGTCCAGGGCCAGGCCCAGCAGTCCCGCGAGACGGTCCAGGGGCACGTCAGCTCCTGACCCGCACCACCTCTCGACGGCCCCGGTGCACCCGCACCGGGGCCGTCGTGCGTCCCGGGCCGGTCACCTCAACGGGTGACCGGCCCCCGCGCGTCCCTCCAGGACCGGTGCTCAGGCGCCGTTGCCCGACCTGACGGACTCCGTCCCCACCCCGGGGGCGCACCGACGACGGGAGGGACGGCCGTGGACGCAGCCGTGCGCGTGCTGGTCGCCGACGACGAGGAGGACATCCGCCTGCTCGTCTGCCTCGCCGTGGGCAAGGCGGGGGGCACCGTGGTGGCCGCGGTCGCCGACGGGGCGCAGGCGCTGGCCGCCGCCCGCGCGGAGCGTCCGCACCTCGTCGTCCTCGACGTCTCCATGCCCGAGGCCACCGGGCTCGAGGTCTGCGCGGCACTGCGCGCCGACCCGGCCACCGCCGGCTGCCGGGTCCTGCTGCTGTCGGCCGGGGCCTCCCCCGACGACGTCGCGCGGGGGCTCGCCGCCGGCGCCGACGCGTACCTGCCCAAGCCGTTCACCATCGCCGGGCTGGTCGCCGAGGTCCGCGAGCTCACCGCGACGCTGCCGGCATGACCGCGCTCGCCGAGCCGGCGACGACCGCCACCCCCAGCCGGGAGCCCGCCGTCCCCGACATGCCCGGGCGGGCGGTCCCGGCGGTGCTCGCCGGCGTCGCGGCGGTCGGCCTCGCCGTGCTGCTCAGCGGGCCCGGCACCGTGCTGCTGGTCGTCGCCGCGACCGCCGTCGCCGTGCCGGTGGCCGAGCTCGCCCGCCGGCTGCGGGCCCAGCTGGGCGCCGCCGCCGCGCTGGAGGCCCAGCGGCAGGACCTGGTCACCCGGGGCCGGTCGACCGCCGAGGAGCTCGAGGTCGCGACCCGGATGATGCGGGCGCGCGCCCAGACGATGACCAGCGTCATCGACGCGGTCACCGAGCAGTCGATCATCGGCACCGACCAGGACGGCCTGGTCCGGGTCTGGAACCCCGGCGCCGAGCGGATGCTCGGGCTGCCGCGCGCCGACGTCGTCCGGCTGCGCACCATCACCGACTTCCACGCCCCCGAGGAGCTCTCCCCGGAGGACGGCCCGGAGCTGGACGCCACCGGCCGGTTCGCCGCCCTCGTGCGCGTCGCGCAGGAGCACGGCAGCGACGTCCGGGACTGGACCTACCTGACCGCCGACGGCCGGCGGCTCACCGTCTCGGTGGCGATCACCCCGCGCACCGACGACGACGGCGAGCGGGCCGGCTGGAACTTCGTCGGCACCGACATGACCGAGGCGCGCGCGGCCGAGCGGCTCAAGGACCAGTTCGTCAGCCTGATCTCCCACGAGCTGCGCACCCCGCTGTCGTCGATCCTCGGCTACCTCGAGCTCGTCATGGACGACGAGGAGCAGCCGCTCACCGCCGAGCAGCGCCAGTACCTGAGCACCGTCGAGCGCAACGCGCAGCGGCTGCTGCGGCTGGTCGGCGACCTGCTGTTCACCGCGCAGGTGGACGCCGGCCGGTTCACCCTGCAGCCCGAGGACGTCGACCTGGCCGCGATCGTCCGCGGGGCCGAGGAGACCGCCCGGGTGACGGCGGCGACCCGCGGCGTCGCGGTGGCCGTCGACGTGCCCGCCGAGGGTCTGGTGGTCCGCGGTGACGCGCTGCGGCTGGGCCAGGCGTGCGACAACCTGGTCTCCAACGCGGTCAAGTTCACCCCCGCCGGCGGGCAGGTGACCCTGCGGCTCCGCACGGCCTGGCGGGACGCCGACGGTGCCCTGGCCGACGCGGCCGGGCCCGGTGCCGAGCCGGTCGCGCTGCTGTCGGTGAGCGACACCGGCGTCGGCATCCCCAGCGGCGAGCAGGGCCGGCTGTTCACCAGCTTCTTCCGCGCCTCGACCGCCCGGCGCAACGCCGTCCCCGGGGTCGGGCTGGGCCTGACCATCACCAAGGCGATCACCACCGCGCACGGCGGGACGCTCGACGTGGCCAGCGTCGAGGGCCGCGGGACCACCTTCACCCTGGCCCTGCCGCTGTAGCCCGCGCACCGCACGACGGCACCCCCACCCGGCTCCCGGGTGGGGGTGCCGTCGTGTCCGGCCTGGTGACGTGCTGAACGGCCCCGTCCAGGGGCCCGCCCCGAGCGGAGCGAGCGGTGGGGGGAACGGGGCCGTTTCCTTGCGGTTTTCTTGCGGATCGCTGGCGGGTGCCCTGCGGATGGGCCTCCAGAGTCATGTCTGTCGCCGGGAGAACCCGACGGCACCGACACCCGAAGGAGAACCGGCCATGACCGCCACCACCACCCGCAGCCGCACCGCCCGCAAGGTCCTCGGCTCCCTGGGCGTCATCGGCGCCGCCGCTGCCGTCGCCGGCATGGGCACCTTCGGCACCTTCACCGACAGCACCACCCCGCTGAACGCCTCGGTCACCTCCGGCACGCTGAACGTCGACCTGAAGAACATCGGCCAGGCCGCGACCCTCCCGATGACCGCCGCCGGCTTCGTGCCCGGCGACTCCATCAGCCGCGCGGTCGACCTGGTCAACAGCGGCAACCTCGCGCTGGGCAGCATGACGCTGACCTCCACCGCCACCACCTCGAGCGTGCTGGACACCGACAAGACCAACGGCCTGCAGCTGACCGTCAAGTCCTGCCCCGTGGTCTGGACCGAGTCCGTCGTCAACGGCGTCGCGACCTACACCTGCTCCGGCACCGCCACCACGCTCGTGTCCAGCGCCGCCGTGATGAACGCCGTCCTGCCCAACGTGGCGAGCCTGGCCCCCAAGGGCACCGACCACCTCGTCGTGACCCTGTCGCTGCCGACCTCCGCCGACAACGGCTTCCAGGGCAAGACCAGCGCCCTCAGCGTCACCTTCACCGGGACCCAGCAGACCGGCACCAACCGCTGACCTGCGGCTGACCCCGCCCACCCGCTGACCACCCACCCGGAGGACACACCATGACCACCGCCCTGCTGGCCCCCACCGCACTCCCGACGGACACCACGATCGCCGTCCGTCCGGCGCAGCAGCTGCCCCGGACCCGCACCGCGGGCCTCGGCAAGCGCGCGGCAGGCCTGGTGTACCGCTGGACCGTCCGGCTCGTGGTCACCCTGGCCGTCCTGGCCTTCGGCGTCCTCGCCGTCGGACCGCACGTCCTGGACTACCGCACGATGACGATGCTCACCGGCAGCATGTCGCCGGTCATCGACCCGGGTGACGTCACCATCGTGACGCCGCTGCCGGTCGACGAGGTCGAGGTCGGCATGATCATCAGCTACCACATCCCGATCGACGACCACCACGTCGTCAGCCACCGCGTGATCAGCGTCGAGCACGGCGCCGACGGCACGGTCACGGTGGAGACCAAGGGCGACGCGAACGAGGCCATCGACCCCTGGAAGGCGGTCCTGCAGGGTGACACCGCCTACGAGGTGCGCGCCGTCG
This window encodes:
- a CDS encoding DUF3618 domain-containing protein, translating into MTSSDPDVIRRQIEDTRANLSYEVDALNEKVNPTRVVDRRVGKAKSTVSGLKERVFGAAHDTGAQMSNTTSNVAGSAQHAASSAAGSVQSAASSAMGAVQSAPDTIQRQAQGNPMAAGLIAFGVGWLVSSLLPTSEKEKQLASQAESAVKEHSQPLVDQAKNVAQEIGDNLKPMAQDAVESVKSTAQEGVQTVKSEGQSAAQDVQGQAQQSRETVQGHVSS
- a CDS encoding sensor histidine kinase encodes the protein MTALAEPATTATPSREPAVPDMPGRAVPAVLAGVAAVGLAVLLSGPGTVLLVVAATAVAVPVAELARRLRAQLGAAAALEAQRQDLVTRGRSTAEELEVATRMMRARAQTMTSVIDAVTEQSIIGTDQDGLVRVWNPGAERMLGLPRADVVRLRTITDFHAPEELSPEDGPELDATGRFAALVRVAQEHGSDVRDWTYLTADGRRLTVSVAITPRTDDDGERAGWNFVGTDMTEARAAERLKDQFVSLISHELRTPLSSILGYLELVMDDEEQPLTAEQRQYLSTVERNAQRLLRLVGDLLFTAQVDAGRFTLQPEDVDLAAIVRGAEETARVTAATRGVAVAVDVPAEGLVVRGDALRLGQACDNLVSNAVKFTPAGGQVTLRLRTAWRDADGALADAAGPGAEPVALLSVSDTGVGIPSGEQGRLFTSFFRASTARRNAVPGVGLGLTITKAITTAHGGTLDVASVEGRGTTFTLALPL
- a CDS encoding signal peptidase I; this encodes MTTALLAPTALPTDTTIAVRPAQQLPRTRTAGLGKRAAGLVYRWTVRLVVTLAVLAFGVLAVGPHVLDYRTMTMLTGSMSPVIDPGDVTIVTPLPVDEVEVGMIISYHIPIDDHHVVSHRVISVEHGADGTVTVETKGDANEAIDPWKAVLQGDTAYEVRAVVPGLGHVIEVLRTPVVSQALVYGAPTLLAGWLLLSIWRPAPAERREDEDAA
- a CDS encoding TasA family protein codes for the protein MTATTTRSRTARKVLGSLGVIGAAAAVAGMGTFGTFTDSTTPLNASVTSGTLNVDLKNIGQAATLPMTAAGFVPGDSISRAVDLVNSGNLALGSMTLTSTATTSSVLDTDKTNGLQLTVKSCPVVWTESVVNGVATYTCSGTATTLVSSAAVMNAVLPNVASLAPKGTDHLVVTLSLPTSADNGFQGKTSALSVTFTGTQQTGTNR
- a CDS encoding response regulator transcription factor, whose product is MDAAVRVLVADDEEDIRLLVCLAVGKAGGTVVAAVADGAQALAAARAERPHLVVLDVSMPEATGLEVCAALRADPATAGCRVLLLSAGASPDDVARGLAAGADAYLPKPFTIAGLVAEVRELTATLPA